From one Rhineura floridana isolate rRhiFlo1 chromosome 4, rRhiFlo1.hap2, whole genome shotgun sequence genomic stretch:
- the RP1L1 gene encoding retinitis pigmentosa 1-like 1 protein, protein MSQVPSDYLSTASPYNYEQPLPSVARMSAVMQVPPAKRTTFYKSGDPQFGGVKMAINQRSFKSFNALMDDLSNRVPLPFGVRTITTPRGVHCINTLDQLEDGGCYLCSDKKYITPISIGPAWWRAGSQKTDPPASDLRRVAQDVKHEGYSTAFTQQSPRIPKKVTLVKNRDVTTRWPVILNHRNAQSFKTLLDEISEIMQFTVKKVYTVDGKRIDSMQGLLNCPNVLICVGREPFKPIMMENARKCSLEKLPGLASQSNSNNIGENHEMNFGLKAKKSVIHPRSALSNRSMRFSLSSEKPYPNGLTASPENAAPSLNHCPCAKAGDLVHSLAKDNIEKRVHVNKDGSLSVEMKVHFRLLNDETLQWSTQVKKSSLMDRMPYEELGADNGVDPIDKGNTEASSKVDDSLYPSDADSYISNVDEPENDEACCQSCGKPCKGYDIWMNPMHVSPKEEPGVRNSWRMQSSCSSTSSHRRVVRERMASVESIHTSFSGEEYSKHFGRESGCYSETLENRVESKSTVKKCHRRQCDRIQTNTSERGSPEEMDTGACLGNSQNEDNAMVSGEGDNNSRAGSSKSKSSRCSAESQIRAHEKSGSVTRTTSSCRVKEREDAEDGLGCPSPPNSTCRKPPKCIAPGPKDNRDEACPKKEAVEEDVEEEGEEINEIHSISENMASNQAVKDEVCKCGRCSTERSLHSKACDGNSQRSDGEEIQVCSAAASSSSRRSKHSQKHQEAGSKLSRGSTVKKKTKSSLHAEGARVNSSTSYYSRSSHEVERRAGEGHALHDSSSPHSHASSLSEAAEHPVNNNVESDSSSPRFYSTSSKGSQRGSWPDDSSKGSSPSPSFSVSNGENGTAKVTSQEHSSRPGSVPESTCSKCGHVAAARNDDLGSVHPRVSSHSESECAETEIWEGSDRASSQLSMVQFSKLRQKQSSLRANVECCSYASASEPASMYSLRCPAPPKGRPSGRKSGTLLLKKKTKSGSTCAESEPAADKKPDETATSQTPEMDIVNGPRDRSDPLNGGEGSCQGKGQGEAEVEGDDDVAPSSLPNASPEEVVHEWLRKIPSETLLMKCEVQDDGEGTELGAERPRGSNNQELLAKESVEKREDEEGPEAADEGAEQGAVEEEANESPSDEEASKGMSEEAKVVQVKCSHPVISRQNNRKKDLPGAIQTSVQIMKALLAAKQEAKLDRSHSLPEVSPTMGRKLSNSANILITCLASLQLLDEELDPPNESSKCLNRPIYMELLNIFQALWFGCASEKGPMRSGLHRQDQAKAPSAFKGHNSKDGDFTPMSSSGVDVSSGDGGSGEGSMAGARDCAWLPEKTNEAKLTEREAKAEEGDGGEEEEEEHSRPPMPCSKSEGGEKAKSTGGEKVTEANENPGSDCEIGGEEEEEIGEEDGMEENDKQEDDEMECVEANAGVDPPHEEAQEDPVAEEAQKSRSQENADEAPEEPSINAENADEAAKEPSINAENADEAAEEPSINAENADEEAEEPSINAENVGEAAEEPSINAENAGEAAEEPSINAENAGEAAEEPSNSQAEPEPNEGSDESEPKATAEKSQVDESETDTGSSNTVPCQATAEASLITQQNSIHPDPFWVLKLLKTIEKEFMTHYVSAMNDFKVKWNLPNSEELDLMIAELNQEVSRRIHKSIEKELGKISSRAGKRVPRPPDNLQLRRESPLQVESRRRHLQSIHKMSLYNDRSQQPETRDESCDIDQDFLFNATIRDDFSKQPSEEEYCPCDACVREKMAAQATRSTTEVMTNAPVVKAFDLQQILRMKKVDVAERQAEDHITEEGQGEEGGEGKADGPEAKQETRPHEE, encoded by the exons ATGAGCCAAGTGCCCTCTGATTATCTCTCCACTGCCAGCCCCTACAACTATGAGCAGCCTCTTCCCTCCGTGGCGCGGATGAGTGCTGTCATGCAGGTCCCCCCTGCCAAGAGGACAACCTTCTACAAGAGTGGAGACCCTCAGTTTGGAGGGGTCAAGATGGCCATCAACCAGCGCAGCTTCAAGAGCTTCaatgccctgatggatgacctctcaAACAGGGTCCCCCTGCCTTTTGGGGTGCGGACCATCACGACACCACGGGGAGTGCACTGCATCAACACTCTGGACCAGCTGGAGGATGGAGGATGCTACCTCTGCTCCGATAAGAAATACATCACGCCCATCAGCATCGGCCCTGCCTGGTGGAGAGCAGGTTCTCAGAAGACCGACCCACCGGCCAGTGATTTAAGGAGGGTGGCCCAGGACGTCAAGCATGAAGGCTACTCAACAGCTTTCACCCAACAGAGCCCGAGGATACCAAAGAAAGTCACTCTGGTTAAGAACAGAGATGTCACCACCAGGTGGCCAGTTATCCTCAACCACAGGAATGCACAGAGCTTTAAGACCCTCTTGGACGAGATTTCAGAGATTATGCAGTTCACAGTGAAGAAGGTCTACACGGTGGATGGGAAGAGG ATTGACAGCATGCAAGGTCTGTTGAACTGCCCAAATGTCCTCATCTGTGTGGGACGGGAACCCTTCAAGCCGATCATGATGGAAAATGCCAGGAAGTGCTCTTTGGAGAAATTGCCTGGGCTGGCTTCCCAGTCCAACAGCAACAACATTGGTGAAAACCATGAAA TGAACTTTGGACTCAAAGCCAAGAAGAGTGTGATTCACCCGAGATCGGCCTTGAGCAATCGATCCATGAGATTCTCCTTGTCGTCAGAAAAACCCTATCCAAATGGCCTCACAGCATCCCCGGAGAATGCTGCTCCCTCTTTAAACCATTGCCCATGCGCCAAAGCAGGAGACCTCGTCCATTCCTTAGCCAAAGACAACATAGAAAAGAGGGTGCATGTGAACAAAGATGGCAGCCTGTCGGTCGAGATGAAAGTCCACTTCCGTCTGCTCAACGATGAGACTCTCCAATGGTCCACGCAAGTCAAGAAGTCCAGCCTGATGGATAGGATGCCCTATGAAGAGTTAGGCGCAGACAATGGAGTTGACCCCATAGACAAAGGGAACACAGAGGCTAGTTCCAAAGTGGATGACTCGTTATACCCCAGTGATGCTGATTCTTACATCTCAAACGTTGATGAGCCTGAAAACGATGAGGCTTGTTGCCAGAGCTGTGGCAAACCATGCAAAGGCTATGACATTTGGATGAACCCCATGCATGTTTCCCCAAAAGAGGAACCAGGGGTCAGGAACTCCTGGCGCATGCAGTCTTCTTGCTCAAGCACCTCATCCCATCGGAGGGTTGTCCGTGAAAGGATGGCCTCCGTCGAGAGTATCCATACCTCGTTTAGCGGAGAGGAATATTCCAAGCACTTTGGACGGGAGTCCGGTTGTTACTCGGAGACATTAGAGAACAGGGTGGAGTCAAAAAGTACAGTCAAAAAATGCCACCGTCGTCAATGTGACCGTATCCAGACAAACACAAGTGAAAGGGGGTCACCCGAGGAAATGGACACGGGGGCTTGCCTAGGCAATTCACAAAATGAGGACAATGCCATGGTGAGTGGAGAAGGAGACAATAATAGCAGGGCTGGAAGTAGCAAGTCAAAGTCATCTCGGTGTTCTGCAGAAAGCCAGATAAGAGCGCACGAGAAAAGTGGCAGTGTGACAAGGACCACCTCGTCCTGTAGGGTCAAGGAAAGAGAAGACGCTGaagacggccttggttgcccatCTCCTCCAAACAGCACCTGCCGCAAACCCCCTAAGTGCATCGCCCCTGGGCCAAAGGACAACCGAGATGAGGCCTGCCCAAAGAAAGAGGCTGTAGAGGAAGACGTtgaagaggaaggagaggaaatcAATGAAATACATTCCATCTCGGAAAACATGGCATCCAATCAAGCTGTCAAGGATGAAGTCTGCAAGTGTGGGAGATGTTCTACGGAACGGTCCTTGCATTCTAAAGCTTGTGATGGAAATAGCCAGAGGAGTGACGGTGAAGAGATACAGGTGTGCAGTGCTGCTGCTTCATCTTCCTCCAGAAGAAGCAAGCACAGCCAGAAGCACCAGGAGGCAGGCTCCAAATTGTCTAGGGGGTCTACCGTCAAGAAGAAGACAAAAAGCTCTCTGCATGCAGAGGGTGCAAGGGTAAACAGCAGCACCTCATATTACTCCAGAAGCTCACATGAGGTGGAGAGAAGAGCTGGAGAAGGCCATGCATTGCATGACTCAAGCTCTCCTCATTCACATGCATCGTCTTTAAGTGAGGCAGCAGAACATCCTGTGAACAATAATGTGGAGAGTGACAGTAGCTCTCCCAGGTTTTACAGCACGTCCTCCAAAGGCAGCCAGAGAGGAAGCTGGCCAGATGATTCCAGCAAGGGATCATCCCCTTCTCCCAGCTTCTCTGTTTCCAACGGGGAAAATGGAACTGCCAAAGTCACCTCTCAAGAACACTCTTCGAGGCCAGGAAGCGTGCCGGAATCCACATGCTCAAAATGCGGCCATGTGGCAGCAGCCAGAAACGATGATCTTGGGAGTGTTCATCCGAGGGTTTCTTCCCACTCTGAGAGTGAATGTGCTGAGACAGAGATATGGGAGGGAAGTGACCGTGCTAGCTCACAGTTGAGCATGGTGCAGTTTTCAAAGTTGAGGCAAAAGCAAAGCAGCCTCCGTGCCAACGTGGAATGCTGTAGCTATGCTTCAGCATCCGAGCCTGCATCGATGTACAGCTTACGCTGCCCTGCTCCCCCGAAAGGGAGGCCCAGTGGCAGGAAAAGTGGGACTCTGCTGCTGAAGAAGAAGACTAAAAGTGGCAGCACGTGTGCTGAATCAGAGCCAGCTGCGGACAAAAAGCCGGATGAAACAGCCACTTCGCAGACCCCTGAAATGGACATAGTAAATGGGCCAAGGGATCGTTCCGATCCGTTGAATGGAGGGGAAGGATCTTGCCAAGGCAAGGGCCAAGGAGAGGCAGAGGTGGAAGGGGATGATGACGTTGCCCCTTCTTCCCTTCCCAATGCCTCTCCGGAAGAAGTAGTGCACGAGTGGCTGAGAAAGATCCCTTCAGAGACCCTGCTGATGAAATGCGAGGTGCAAGATGATGGGGAGGGCACAGAACTGGGAGCTGAAAGACCAAGGGGCTCAAACAACCAGGAACTGTTGGCAAAGGAGTCGGTTGAAAAGAGAGAAGATGAAGAAGGACCAGAAGCAGCAGATGAGGGGGCTGAACAGGGGGCTGTCGAAGAGGAAGCAAATGAGAGTCCCAGTGATGAGGAGGCATCCAAAGGGATGTCAGAAGAGGCCAAAGTTGTCCaagtgaaatgcagccatcctgtCATCTCCAGACAGAACAACCGCAAAAAGGACCTGCCCGGCGCCATTCAGACCTCCGTGCAGATCATGAAAGCCCTGCTGGCTGCCAAACAAGAAGCAAAACTCGACCGTTCCCACAGTTTGCCTGAAGTGTCGCCTACAATGGGGAGAAAACTCAGCAACTCGGCTAATATTTTGATCACTTGCCTTGCCAGCCTGCAGCTCCTTGATGAAGAGCTGGATCCACCCAATGAGTCCAGTAAATGCCTGAACAGGCCGATATACATGGAGCTCTTGAACATTTTCCAGGCTCTCTGGTTTGGGTGTGCATCGGAAAAAGGCCCCATGAGATCAGGCCTCCACAGGCAGGACCAAGCAAAAGCGCCCTCGGCTTTCAAGGGTCATAACTCAAAAGATGGTGACTTCACACCCATGTCCTCTTCAGGGGTGGATGTGAGTAGCGGCGATGGAGGCTCAGGAGAGGGGAGCATGGCTGGTGCCCGGGATTGTGCTTGGTTGCCGGAGAAAACGAATGAAGCCAAACTCACCGAAAGAGAGGCAAAAGCAGAGGAGGGAGacgggggagaggaagaggaagaggagcatTCCCGGCCACCAATGCCTTGCTCAAAATCTGAAGGAGGAGAAAAGGCAAAATCTACTGGAGGAGAGAAGGTAACGGAAGCCAATGAGAACCCGGGCAGTGACTGTGAAAtcggaggggaggaagaggaagaaatcgGTGAAGAAGATGGAATGGAAGAAAATGATAAGCAAGAAGATGATGAGATGGAATGTGTAGAAGCTAATGCTGGTGTAGATCCTCCTCATGAGGAGGCCCAAGAAGACCCTGTTGCTGAGGAAGCACAAAAGAGCCGCAGTCAAGAGAATGCTGATGAAGCGCCTGAAGAGCCAAGCATCAATGCAGAGAATGCTGACGAAGCAGCTAAAGAGCCAAGCATCAATGCAGAGAATGCTGACGAAGCAGCTGAAGAGCCAAGCATCAATGCAGAGAATGCTGATGAAGAGGCTGAAGAGCCAAGCATCAATGCAGAGAATGTTGGTGAAGCAGCTGAAGAGCCAAGCATCAATGCAGAGAATGCTGGTGAAGCGGCAGAAGAGCCAAGCATCAATGCAGAGAATGCTGGTGAAGCGGCAGAAGAGCCAAGCAACAGCCAAGCTGAACCTGAGCCAAATGAAGGTAGTGATGAGAGTGAACCCAAAGCAACAGCAGAAAAGTCACAGGTGGATGAGTCAGAAACTGATACAGGATCCAGCAACACAGTCCCTTGCCAAGCCACAGCAGAAGCTTCCCTCATCACCCAACAAAACTCCATCCATCCTGACCCATTTTGGGTGCTTAAACTTTTGAAGACGATTGAGAAGGAATTCATGACTCACTATGTCAGCGCCATGAATGACTTCAAGGTGAAGTGGAACCTGCCAAACAGCGAAGAACTGGACTTGATGATTGCTGAGTTGAACCAAGAGGTAAGCAGGAGGATACACAAGAGCATAGAGAAAGAGCTAGGGAAGATCAGCAGCAGGGCAGGCAAGAGGGTCCCAAGACCCCCAGATAACCTCCAGCTGAGGCGTGAGTCCCCCCTGCAAGTGGAAAGCCGCCGTCGCCATTTGCAAAGTATTCACAAAATGTCACTCTACAATGACCGGAGTCAGCAGCCCGAGACAAGGGACGAATCTTGTGACATAGACCAAGATTTCCTTTTCAATGCAACGATCAGAGACGATTTTAGTAAGCAGCCAAGCGAAGAGGAATATTGCCCTTGTGATGCCTGCGTCAGGGAGAAAATGGCGGCCCAAGCCACACGAAGTACCACGGAGGTGATGACCAATGCCCCTGTTGTAAAGGCTTTTGACCTACAGCAAATCCTGAGGATGAAGAAAGTCGACGTAGCTGAAAGGCAGGCAGAAGATCACATCACAGAAGAGGGTCAGGGAGAAGAAGGTGGAGAAGGGAAGGCTGATGGACCTGAGGCAAAGCAGGAAACACGTCCTCATGAGGAATGA